In Ruminiclostridium papyrosolvens DSM 2782, the following proteins share a genomic window:
- a CDS encoding serine hydrolase domain-containing protein, which yields MNQEKIKEFEKIISDDYSNITGIVIQKNSIKLYENYFNEYTSDNAVHVYSVTKSIISALIGIAIDKCDIKSVDQKVLDFFPDYTVHTGERTIQDITIRNLLTMTAPYKYKTEPYEMFFASRNPIQDALDLLGGDDPIGEFNYSAIGGTHILSGVLAKATGRSILDFATENLFSQLEISVPHNVVLRSEEEHFSVMNDKNTRGWAVDPQGINTASWGLFLTPVEMAKIGQLYLNGGVWNGKQIVSAGWISESTREHSQCVQWGNLSYGYLWWLIDRDSYAAMGDGGNVIYVNTKKQLVISIASLFTPEAKDRIEFIKGYIEPIFEN from the coding sequence ATGAACCAAGAAAAAATCAAAGAGTTTGAAAAGATAATCAGCGATGATTATAGCAATATTACGGGCATCGTTATTCAAAAAAACAGCATAAAATTATATGAAAATTACTTCAATGAATATACCTCAGATAACGCCGTTCATGTGTACTCGGTGACAAAGAGCATTATTTCGGCTTTGATTGGCATCGCCATTGATAAATGTGATATCAAAAGTGTAGACCAGAAGGTATTGGACTTTTTTCCAGATTACACTGTTCATACTGGAGAGAGAACAATACAAGACATTACTATTCGAAATTTACTTACTATGACTGCGCCATATAAATATAAAACAGAACCGTACGAGATGTTTTTCGCCAGCCGGAATCCCATTCAAGATGCGCTGGACCTATTGGGAGGGGATGATCCTATCGGGGAATTTAATTATTCAGCCATTGGAGGAACCCATATTTTATCAGGTGTCCTTGCAAAAGCGACTGGACGCTCCATACTTGATTTTGCCACAGAAAATTTATTCTCGCAGCTGGAAATCAGTGTTCCTCATAATGTTGTGCTGCGTAGTGAAGAAGAGCATTTCTCTGTTATGAACGACAAAAACACCCGTGGCTGGGCTGTCGACCCACAGGGGATAAACACGGCAAGCTGGGGACTTTTCCTGACACCTGTGGAAATGGCAAAAATAGGGCAATTATACCTGAATGGCGGAGTGTGGAATGGCAAACAAATCGTATCGGCGGGGTGGATATCAGAAAGCACAAGGGAGCATAGCCAATGTGTTCAATGGGGCAATCTGTCCTATGGCTATCTTTGGTGGCTCATTGATAGAGATAGTTATGCAGCTATGGGAGACGGAGGAAATGTGATTTATGTCAATACGAAAAAACAACTGGTTATTTCTATCGCTTCTCTTTTTACCCCGGAGGCCAAGGATAGAATAGAATTCATTAAGGGATATATTGAGCCAATATTTGAAAACTGA
- a CDS encoding DUF2089 family protein has product MDIDKIPLWLLALEPEDATFLKNFALKSGSLKEIAKLYDVSYPTVRLRLDKLIQKIEMNDQQEEEPFQTFIKGLAVDSRIDLETAKIIIEKYKKEKEKNND; this is encoded by the coding sequence TTGGATATTGATAAAATCCCTCTTTGGCTGCTTGCTCTGGAACCAGAGGATGCTACTTTTCTTAAAAATTTTGCTCTGAAGTCGGGGTCTTTAAAAGAGATAGCAAAACTATATGACGTTTCTTATCCCACTGTTCGGCTAAGATTAGATAAACTCATTCAAAAAATCGAAATGAACGACCAACAGGAAGAAGAACCTTTCCAAACCTTTATCAAAGGTTTAGCTGTTGATTCTCGAATTGATTTGGAAACCGCAAAAATCATCATTGAAAAATACAAAAAAGAAAAGGAGAAAAATAATGATTGA